The Arvicola amphibius chromosome 11, mArvAmp1.2, whole genome shotgun sequence genome has a segment encoding these proteins:
- the Lrat gene encoding lecithin retinol acyltransferase, which translates to MMKNPMLEAVSLLLEKLLLISNFKLFSVCAPGGTGRNRPYEISSFLRGDVLEVSRTHFTHYGIYLGNNRVAHLMPDILLALTKDKGRTQKVVSNKRLIPGVICKVASIRVDTVEDFAYGADILVNHLDETLKKKSLHNEEVACRAEQQLGLTPYSLLWNNCEHFVTYCRYDARISPQAEKFYETVKIIIRDQRSCLASAVLGLVSIVYTGLASYTALPALCIPFCLWMMSG; encoded by the exons ATGATGAAGAACCCGATGCTGGAAGCAGTGTCTCTCCTCCTAGAGAAGTTGCTCCTCATCTCCAATTTCAAGCTCTTCAGCGTGTGCGCTCCTGGAGGGACAGGGAGAAACCGTCCCTATGAAATCAGCTCTTTTCTCCGGGGCGATGTGCTGGAGGTGTCACGGACTCACTTTACCCACTATGGGATCTACCTGGGGAACAACCGTGTAGCCCATCTAATGCCTGACATCCTGCTGGCGCTAACCAAAGACAAGGGACGTACTCAGAAGGTGGTCTCCAATAAGCGTCTCATCCCCGGAGTCATTTGCAAGGTGGCCAGCATCCGTGTGGACACAGTAGAGGACTTTGCCTACGGAGCAGACATCCTCGTCAATCACCTAGACGAGACTCTCAAGAAGAAATCATTGCACAACGAGGAGGTGGCATGCAGGGCTGAGCAGCAATTAGGGCTGACCCCCTACAGCCTACTGTGGAACAACTGCGAACACTTTGTGACCTACTGCAGATATGATGCTCGGATCAGTCCGCAGGCTGAGAAG ttttatGAGACTGTGAAGATCATCATTCGTGATCAGAGAAGCTGTCTTGCTTCAGCTGTCTTGGGACTGGTGTCCATTGTCTACACGGGCCTGGCATCATACACAGCCCTTCCTGCACTCTGTATTCCATTCTGCTTGTGGATGATGTCTGGCTAG